A portion of the Stegostoma tigrinum isolate sSteTig4 chromosome 44, sSteTig4.hap1, whole genome shotgun sequence genome contains these proteins:
- the LOC132207090 gene encoding late histone H2A.2.2-like, protein MSGRGKGGGGKARSKAKSRSSRAGLQFPVGRVHRLLRKGNYAERVGAGAPVYLAAVLEYLTAEILELAGNAARDNKKTRIIPRHLQLAVRNDEELNKLLGGVTIAQGGVLPNIQAVLLPKKTAAGGATKK, encoded by the coding sequence ATGTCTGGAAGAGGAAAGGGCGGTGGCGGTAAAGCTCGGTCGAAGGCGAAGTCCCGGTCGTCCCGGGCTGGGCTGCAGTTCCCGGTGGGCCGTGTTCACAGGCTCTTAagaaagggtaactatgctgagcgtgtgggtgccggagcgccggtctatctggctgcggtgctcgagtacctgacggctgaaatcctcgagctggccggtaacgcggcccgggacaacaagaagacccgcatcatccccaggcacctccagctggccgtgcgcaacgacgaggagctcaacaagctgctgggaggtgtgaccatcgctcagggcggggtgctgcctaatattcaggccgtgctgctgcccaagaaaaccgcCGCTGGGGGCGCCACTAAAAAGTGA